A single Planktothrix serta PCC 8927 DNA region contains:
- a CDS encoding HAD-IA family hydrolase produces the protein MPNFKKITHVIYDLDGLLLDTEPLHAKVNQMLVNHYGKTIDHTLSCKVRGRKSHDSAKLLIQELDLSMTVEEFSKQKDAIIYDFYPHVSPLEGAVRLTQHLAFNNIPQAVATSSGTRPFTAKTQSHQHWFSLFQQIVRGDDPELKNGKPAPDIFLLVAQRLGANPEECLVFEDALAGVSAAKAAGMSVVAVPAPDMDQSLYQEADQILNSLNEFEPELWELPKF, from the coding sequence ATGCCTAACTTTAAAAAAATTACTCACGTTATTTACGATTTAGATGGTTTGCTGTTAGATACAGAACCTCTTCATGCCAAAGTCAATCAAATGCTTGTCAACCATTATGGTAAAACGATTGATCATACTCTCAGTTGCAAAGTTAGGGGAAGAAAATCCCATGATTCAGCAAAACTTCTGATTCAAGAGTTAGATTTATCGATGACGGTAGAAGAATTTTCCAAACAAAAAGATGCAATTATTTATGACTTCTATCCCCATGTTTCTCCCTTAGAGGGAGCCGTGCGTCTGACACAACATCTCGCTTTTAATAATATTCCTCAAGCCGTCGCTACCAGTTCAGGAACTCGTCCGTTTACCGCTAAAACCCAAAGTCATCAACACTGGTTTTCCCTATTTCAACAAATTGTTCGAGGGGATGATCCTGAACTTAAAAATGGCAAACCTGCCCCCGATATTTTCCTCTTGGTCGCTCAACGTTTAGGGGCAAACCCTGAAGAATGTTTAGTTTTTGAAGATGCCTTAGCAGGGGTTTCCGCAGCTAAAGCCGCAGGAATGTCAGTGGTTGCTGTTCCCGCACCTGATATGGATCAATCCCTTTACCAAGAAGCCGATCAAATTCTCAATTCTCTGAATGAATTTGAACCCGAATTATGGGAGTTACCGAAGTTTTAA